Proteins from one Thermobifida alba genomic window:
- a CDS encoding MFS transporter, which produces MRDPRAGGFGHGIPRQSDGRHERLPAFEVPDPPTAAETVETPRSDWRNGYRDVLRLGEFRALWLAHALSMTGNYLLNIAVAVLVYQRTDSALAAGLTLALTFLPPLIAGPLLSGLADLLPRRRVMIASDVVRAALVMCIGVPGLPLAVIWLLLFCSVLPTIPFGAARAALLTQIAQGERFVAGSTLINLTSQAGSLVGLALGGVVIALVDARFAVFCNGLAFLASAAIVALWVRPRPAPAARESERPTLWQITREGPRLVFTDPRLRTLALLAWLAGCYIVPYGVATPMAAEIGGGPATAGLVMAAPAIGAVLGGLPLTRMVPPPVRTRLLGLLAVVASFPLTVWVLEPPLWAMVLLLVVSGMAASYQFVANATFVLCAPPVGRGTAFGLVAAGLQVAQGVGIAVASLMVEYVGTHLVVTVAGVVGTAGAAALALPWSRLSAGAVKMMHDPE; this is translated from the coding sequence GTGCGTGATCCGCGGGCAGGCGGCTTCGGCCACGGCATTCCACGACAGAGCGACGGGCGGCACGAACGACTGCCCGCCTTCGAGGTTCCCGATCCTCCCACGGCCGCCGAGACCGTCGAGACCCCCCGCTCCGACTGGCGCAACGGCTACCGCGACGTGCTCCGCCTCGGCGAGTTCCGGGCGCTGTGGCTGGCCCACGCCCTCTCGATGACCGGCAACTACCTGCTGAACATCGCCGTCGCGGTACTCGTGTACCAGCGCACCGACTCCGCCCTGGCCGCCGGCCTGACCCTGGCGCTGACCTTCCTGCCGCCGCTGATCGCGGGGCCGCTGCTGTCGGGACTGGCCGACCTGCTGCCCCGCCGCCGCGTCATGATCGCCAGCGACGTGGTGCGCGCCGCGCTGGTCATGTGCATCGGCGTCCCCGGACTGCCGCTGGCGGTCATCTGGCTGCTGCTGTTCTGCTCGGTGCTGCCGACCATCCCCTTCGGCGCCGCGCGGGCCGCGCTGCTGACCCAGATCGCCCAGGGCGAGCGCTTCGTCGCCGGCTCCACCCTCATCAACCTCACCTCCCAGGCGGGGTCCCTGGTGGGGCTGGCCCTAGGGGGCGTGGTGATCGCCCTCGTCGACGCGCGTTTCGCCGTGTTCTGCAACGGGCTGGCGTTCCTGGCCTCGGCGGCCATCGTCGCGCTGTGGGTGCGACCGAGGCCCGCTCCCGCGGCCCGGGAGTCCGAGCGCCCCACCCTGTGGCAGATCACCCGGGAGGGCCCGCGTCTGGTCTTCACCGACCCCCGGCTGCGCACCCTGGCGCTGCTCGCCTGGCTCGCCGGGTGCTACATCGTCCCCTACGGGGTGGCCACCCCGATGGCCGCCGAGATCGGCGGCGGTCCGGCGACCGCGGGACTGGTCATGGCGGCCCCGGCGATCGGGGCGGTCCTCGGCGGCCTGCCGCTGACCCGCATGGTTCCGCCCCCGGTGCGCACCCGCCTGCTGGGCCTGCTGGCGGTGGTCGCGTCGTTCCCGTTGACGGTGTGGGTGCTGGAGCCGCCACTGTGGGCGATGGTGCTGCTCCTGGTGGTCTCCGGAATGGCCGCGTCCTACCAGTTCGTGGCCAACGCCACCTTCGTGCTGTGCGCGCCCCCGGTGGGCCGTGGCACGGCGTTCGGGCTGGTGGCGGCAGGACTCCAGGTCGCCCAGGGGGTCGGTATCGCGGTGGCCAGCCTCATGGTGGAGTACGTCGGCACCCACCTCGTGGTCACCGTGGCGGGTGTCGTGGGCACCGCGGGCGCCGCGGCCCTGGCCCTGCCCTGGTCCCGCCTGTCCGCCGGCGCCGTGAAGATGATGCACGACCCCGAGTGA
- a CDS encoding PspC domain-containing protein: protein MNENLSKKKTLRRSNSNRILTGVCGGIGEFLGVDANLVRLAFAVFTLLGGSGVLVYLIAWLVIPEEGAGSSVLEHIIRTFQGKESKL from the coding sequence ATGAACGAGAACCTCTCGAAGAAGAAGACCCTGCGACGCAGCAACAGCAACCGGATCCTCACCGGCGTGTGCGGCGGCATCGGCGAGTTCCTCGGCGTGGACGCCAACCTCGTCCGGCTCGCCTTCGCCGTCTTCACCCTGCTGGGCGGCAGCGGTGTCCTGGTGTACCTCATCGCCTGGCTGGTGATTCCGGAGGAGGGGGCGGGCTCCTCGGTGCTGGAGCACATCATCCGCACCTTCCAGGGCAAGGAGTCCAAGCTGTGA
- a CDS encoding SDR family oxidoreductase, with translation MGRAIAIRLAEEGADVVVNWHRDAEAAAETVRRITDRGGNAVAVRADVAVREDVARLFAAAREAFGGVDVVVGNAGHNIVGATADLDEAEFDRVIAVNVKGMFLVLRQAAATVRDGGRIIIVSSGNTRATLPATGVYAGTKAFAEQMGLALAKELGPRQITVNSVLPGLTDTEGVRPDIRANAEEVIAMTPLGRMGRPEDIADVVAFLAGDDARWVTGQRIGVSGGLA, from the coding sequence ATCGGCCGCGCGATCGCGATCCGGTTGGCGGAGGAGGGAGCCGACGTCGTCGTCAACTGGCACCGCGACGCCGAAGCCGCCGCCGAAACGGTCCGGCGGATCACCGACAGGGGCGGGAACGCCGTGGCGGTCCGGGCGGACGTGGCGGTCCGGGAGGACGTGGCGCGCCTGTTCGCCGCGGCCCGGGAAGCGTTCGGCGGCGTCGACGTGGTGGTCGGCAACGCGGGCCACAACATCGTCGGCGCCACCGCCGACCTCGACGAGGCCGAGTTCGACCGGGTGATCGCGGTCAACGTCAAGGGGATGTTCCTGGTGCTGCGGCAGGCCGCGGCCACGGTTCGCGACGGCGGCCGCATCATCATCGTCTCCAGCGGCAACACCCGGGCCACCCTCCCCGCCACCGGCGTCTACGCGGGCACCAAGGCGTTCGCCGAGCAGATGGGGCTGGCCCTGGCCAAGGAGCTGGGACCGCGCCAGATCACCGTCAACTCGGTGCTGCCGGGGCTCACCGACACCGAGGGGGTGCGGCCGGACATCCGCGCCAACGCGGAGGAGGTGATCGCCATGACCCCGCTGGGCCGCATGGGGCGTCCGGAGGACATCGCCGACGTCGTGGCGTTCCTCGCCGGGGACGACGCGCGGTGGGTCACCGGGCAGCGGATCGGGGTCTCCGGAGGGCTGGCCTGA
- the acs gene encoding acetate--CoA ligase, translating into MGDEVLANLMQQSQVFPPDEAFAAQANATADLYAEAEADREAFWEKQAERLHWETRWSQVLDWSGAPFAKWFVGGRLNVAYNCVDRHVADGHGDQVAIHWVGEPGDTRDITYAQLKDEVCKAANALSSLGLRAGDRVAIQLPMIPEAIVSMLACARLGLVHSVVFGGFSPAALRSRVEDADAKVVITADGQYRRGKAVPMKEKVDEGLAGVDTVRNVIVVRRTGIDAPWTEGRDLWWHDLVDSQSTEHTPEAFDSEHPLFVLYTSGTTGKPKGILHTSGGYLTQVAYTHHVVFDHKPGQDVYWCTADIGWVTGHSYIVYGPLANRATQVVYEGTPNTPHEGRHWEIVQQYGVTIYYTAPTLIRTFMKWGEQIPAGYDLSSLRLLGSVGEPINPEAWLWYRKHIGNGSLPIVDTWWQTETGAIMICPLPGASALKPGSALRALPGLSAKVVNEKGEEVPRGSGGYLVLDQPWPAMLRGIWGDEERYRDTYWARFADLGFYFAGDGAKYDDDGDIWLLGRVDDVMNVSGHRISTTEVESALVSHPTVAEAAVVGASDPTTGQGIVAFVIPRGGVAQDEASGEEAIKALRDHVAKEIGPIAKPRQIMVVPELPKTRSGKIMRRLLRDVAENREIGDVTTLADSSVMDLIAKGLRGGKEE; encoded by the coding sequence ATGGGCGACGAAGTGCTGGCGAATCTGATGCAGCAGAGCCAGGTCTTCCCTCCCGACGAGGCGTTCGCGGCACAGGCCAACGCCACCGCGGACCTTTACGCCGAGGCGGAGGCCGACCGGGAGGCCTTCTGGGAGAAACAGGCCGAGCGGCTGCACTGGGAGACCCGGTGGAGCCAGGTCCTGGACTGGTCCGGCGCACCGTTCGCCAAGTGGTTCGTGGGCGGACGGCTCAACGTCGCCTACAACTGCGTGGACCGGCACGTCGCGGACGGCCACGGCGACCAGGTCGCCATCCACTGGGTGGGGGAGCCCGGCGACACCCGCGACATCACCTACGCCCAGCTGAAGGACGAGGTGTGCAAGGCCGCCAACGCGCTGTCCTCCCTGGGGCTGCGGGCGGGCGACCGGGTGGCCATCCAGCTGCCGATGATCCCCGAGGCGATCGTGTCCATGCTGGCCTGCGCCCGGCTGGGCCTGGTGCACAGCGTGGTCTTCGGCGGCTTCTCCCCGGCCGCGCTGCGCTCCCGGGTCGAGGACGCCGACGCCAAGGTCGTCATCACCGCCGACGGCCAGTACCGGCGCGGCAAGGCCGTCCCGATGAAGGAGAAGGTCGACGAGGGGCTCGCGGGCGTCGACACGGTCCGCAACGTCATCGTGGTCCGGCGGACCGGCATCGACGCGCCGTGGACCGAGGGCCGCGACCTGTGGTGGCACGACCTGGTGGACTCCCAGTCCACCGAGCACACCCCCGAGGCCTTCGACTCCGAGCACCCCCTGTTCGTCCTCTACACCTCGGGCACCACCGGAAAGCCCAAGGGCATCCTGCACACCTCCGGCGGCTACCTCACCCAGGTCGCCTACACCCACCACGTGGTGTTCGACCACAAGCCGGGCCAGGACGTCTACTGGTGCACCGCCGACATCGGCTGGGTCACCGGGCACAGCTACATCGTCTACGGTCCGCTGGCCAACCGCGCCACCCAGGTCGTCTACGAGGGCACCCCCAACACCCCGCACGAGGGCCGCCACTGGGAGATCGTGCAGCAGTACGGGGTGACGATCTACTACACCGCGCCCACCCTCATCCGCACCTTCATGAAGTGGGGCGAGCAGATCCCCGCGGGCTACGACCTGTCCTCGCTGCGCCTGCTGGGCAGCGTCGGCGAGCCGATCAACCCCGAGGCGTGGCTGTGGTACCGCAAGCACATCGGCAACGGCTCGCTGCCGATCGTCGACACCTGGTGGCAGACCGAGACCGGCGCGATCATGATCTGCCCGCTGCCCGGCGCCAGCGCGCTCAAGCCGGGCTCCGCGCTGCGGGCGCTGCCGGGCCTCAGCGCCAAGGTCGTCAACGAGAAGGGCGAGGAGGTCCCGCGCGGCTCCGGCGGCTACCTGGTGCTGGACCAGCCGTGGCCGGCGATGCTGCGCGGCATCTGGGGCGACGAGGAGCGCTACCGCGACACCTACTGGGCGCGCTTCGCCGACCTGGGCTTCTACTTCGCCGGCGACGGCGCCAAGTACGACGACGACGGCGACATCTGGCTGCTGGGCCGGGTCGACGACGTGATGAACGTCTCCGGGCACCGCATCTCCACCACCGAGGTGGAGTCGGCACTGGTGTCGCACCCCACGGTGGCGGAGGCCGCCGTGGTGGGCGCCTCCGACCCGACCACCGGGCAGGGCATCGTGGCGTTCGTGATCCCGCGCGGCGGCGTCGCCCAGGACGAGGCCAGCGGCGAGGAGGCGATCAAGGCGCTGCGCGACCACGTGGCCAAGGAGATCGGCCCCATCGCCAAGCCGCGGCAGATCATGGTGGTGCCGGAGCTGCCCAAGACCCGTTCCGGCAAGATCATGCGCCGTCTGCTGCGCGACGTGGCCGAGAACCGCGAGATCGGCGACGTCACCACGCTGGCCGACTCCTCGGTGATGGACCTCATCGCCAAAGGGCTGCGGGGCGGCAAGGAGGAGTGA
- a CDS encoding sensor histidine kinase yields MRTARAVVADLKDGLSGPGARRAARRLRRLLNVTGLGLADLSGTLVWSGRTADPDAVSALVDQVLHGETAKDRPPLVAVPVYAGDGLAGALVVVGQVRRSAVREAAAWVADAVERGRMEASVDRAEQAELRALRAEISPHFVYNALTVISSLMRSDPDQASELMLDFADYTRYSLAQRGDYTTLSDEFHAIETYLALQRAVLGDRLRVQVRVAPEVLGVAVPYLVLQPLVENAVRHGIEPRAGAGLIQVTGEAEGNDCVISVEDDGVGMDPEHARAILAGRGGSDSVGLANVDRRLRHVYGPWYGLVVETAVDAGTRVVVRVPRFQPGVMP; encoded by the coding sequence CTGCGCACCGCACGCGCCGTCGTGGCCGACCTCAAGGACGGGCTCTCGGGGCCGGGCGCCCGCCGGGCCGCGCGGCGGCTGCGGCGGCTGCTGAACGTCACCGGCCTGGGCCTGGCCGACCTGTCCGGCACCCTGGTGTGGTCGGGGCGCACCGCCGACCCCGACGCCGTCTCCGCACTGGTCGACCAGGTGCTGCACGGCGAGACCGCCAAGGACCGCCCGCCCCTGGTGGCGGTCCCGGTGTACGCGGGCGACGGACTCGCCGGGGCGCTGGTGGTCGTCGGCCAGGTGCGCCGCTCCGCGGTGCGCGAGGCCGCCGCCTGGGTCGCCGACGCGGTGGAGCGCGGCCGCATGGAAGCCTCCGTGGACCGCGCCGAACAGGCCGAGCTGCGGGCGCTGCGCGCCGAGATCTCCCCGCACTTCGTCTACAACGCGCTCACCGTGATCTCCTCGCTGATGCGGTCCGACCCGGACCAGGCCAGCGAGCTGATGCTCGACTTCGCCGACTACACCCGCTACAGCCTCGCCCAGCGCGGCGACTACACGACGCTGTCCGACGAGTTCCACGCCATCGAGACCTACCTCGCCCTGCAGCGGGCGGTGCTGGGCGACCGGCTCCGCGTCCAGGTCCGGGTCGCCCCCGAGGTCCTCGGGGTGGCCGTGCCCTACCTGGTGCTGCAGCCGCTGGTGGAGAACGCCGTCCGGCACGGCATCGAACCGCGGGCGGGCGCCGGGCTGATCCAGGTCACCGGAGAGGCCGAGGGCAACGACTGCGTGATCAGCGTGGAGGACGACGGCGTGGGCATGGACCCCGAGCACGCCCGGGCCATCCTGGCGGGCCGGGGCGGCTCCGACAGCGTGGGGCTGGCGAACGTGGACCGTCGACTGCGTCACGTCTACGGTCCCTGGTACGGACTTGTCGTGGAGACCGCGGTGGACGCGGGCACCCGAGTGGTCGTGCGCGTCCCCAGATTCCAGCCAGGAGTGATGCCGTGA
- a CDS encoding LytR/AlgR family response regulator transcription factor, which yields MLPSPNGLRVLAVDDVPLALAELCRLLRAAPEVGEVVAADDPISALRSIQGDRFDAVFLDISMPGLDGVELASLLAKLSEPPVIVFVTAHEEHAVTAYGIGAVDYLLKPVRAERLATALTKVVRMASAGGSPASPSPVRRPDAMAVLPVETAGRTRYVRRSDVRFVEANGDYVRLHTPDGVHLVRMPISRLEEYWSDSGFLRVHRGYLVALGAIRELRSDSAGGLLAHTDLGDVPVSRRHARELREQLLRAAQTGMFDGSERGA from the coding sequence ATGCTGCCCTCCCCCAACGGCCTACGTGTGCTTGCGGTCGACGACGTCCCCTTGGCGCTGGCCGAACTGTGCCGCCTGCTGCGCGCGGCGCCGGAGGTCGGTGAGGTGGTCGCCGCCGACGACCCGATCAGCGCGCTCCGGAGCATCCAGGGCGACCGGTTCGACGCGGTGTTCCTGGACATCTCCATGCCCGGACTCGACGGAGTGGAGCTCGCCTCGCTGCTGGCCAAGCTCAGCGAGCCGCCGGTGATCGTGTTCGTGACCGCGCACGAGGAGCACGCGGTCACCGCCTACGGCATCGGCGCGGTGGACTACCTGCTCAAACCGGTGCGGGCGGAACGGCTGGCCACGGCGTTGACGAAGGTGGTGCGCATGGCCTCGGCCGGCGGCTCCCCGGCGTCCCCGAGCCCCGTGCGGCGGCCGGACGCGATGGCGGTGCTGCCGGTGGAGACGGCGGGACGCACCCGCTACGTGCGCCGCAGCGACGTGCGGTTCGTCGAGGCCAACGGCGACTACGTGCGCCTGCACACGCCCGACGGCGTCCACCTGGTGCGGATGCCGATCTCCCGGTTGGAGGAGTACTGGTCGGACTCGGGTTTCCTGCGGGTGCACCGCGGCTACTTGGTGGCGCTGGGCGCGATCCGGGAACTGCGCAGCGACTCCGCGGGCGGCCTGCTGGCCCACACCGACCTGGGAGACGTCCCGGTGAGCCGCCGCCACGCCCGCGAACTGCGGGAGCAGCTGCTCCGCGCGGCCCAGACCGGCATGTTCGACGGCTCCGAGCGGGGGGCGTGA
- a CDS encoding cation acetate symporter encodes MAALVSVAAVMVVTLLIGLHGVAAMRTTSDFLVASRRVSPLLNSAAVSGEYLSAASFLGVAGLVVRDGIGALWYPVGFTAGYIAMLILVAAPMRRSGALTVPDFAEARLASPGLRRLSAAVVLVIGALYLVPQLRTAGLVLSTVSDLPYWVGVVIAGVVVSATLALGGMRAATYVQAFQFLVKLLLFIVPAVWLVVVVGPQVRHAAVHPVEFTRFPAETAVEFQVGVTLTLSEEVTVRSPDGTEAVLGPGEVPVAAEQTLVFPEGAPVPEVAGGGVPGGERWHRPLLNLSDYGYPLLATLAVLTATALGTMGLPHVLMRFHTSPDGRSARRTAAFTVALLGVFYLFPGVYGALGRVLVPELYLSGVTDTVVVALPSQVSGDWVGVLMTTLLAVGAFAAFLATSVGLLLVISGAISYDLLPGGLRRLRITVLLAAAALVLLALPSAPLAAGMLVTWGFTVAASTFCPLLVLGIWWPRLTKAGAVSGVLVGLSSTLGAIAAALFGPPLEGWQAILITQPAPWTVPLAFATMVVVSLRGQAPPWSRTAMLRLHLDEPPRSDPPNR; translated from the coding sequence ATGGCGGCCCTGGTCTCGGTCGCCGCCGTCATGGTGGTGACCCTGCTGATCGGGCTGCACGGGGTGGCCGCCATGCGCACCACCTCGGACTTCCTGGTGGCCTCGCGCCGGGTCTCGCCGCTGCTGAACTCCGCGGCGGTGTCGGGGGAGTACCTGTCGGCGGCGTCGTTCCTGGGCGTGGCGGGCCTGGTGGTCCGCGACGGCATCGGCGCACTGTGGTACCCGGTGGGGTTCACCGCGGGGTACATCGCGATGCTCATCCTGGTCGCCGCGCCGATGCGCCGCTCGGGGGCGCTGACCGTGCCGGACTTCGCCGAGGCCCGGCTGGCCTCCCCGGGGCTGCGCCGCCTCAGCGCGGCGGTGGTGCTGGTCATCGGGGCGCTCTACCTGGTGCCGCAGCTGCGCACCGCCGGGCTGGTGCTCAGCACGGTCAGCGACCTGCCCTACTGGGTGGGCGTGGTCATCGCGGGCGTGGTGGTGAGCGCGACGCTGGCGCTCGGCGGCATGCGCGCCGCCACCTACGTGCAGGCGTTCCAGTTCCTGGTGAAACTGCTGCTGTTCATCGTGCCCGCGGTGTGGCTGGTCGTGGTGGTGGGGCCGCAGGTGCGGCACGCGGCCGTGCACCCGGTGGAGTTCACCCGCTTCCCGGCGGAGACCGCCGTGGAGTTCCAGGTGGGCGTCACGTTGACGCTGTCCGAGGAGGTGACGGTGCGCTCCCCCGACGGGACCGAGGCGGTGCTCGGTCCGGGCGAGGTGCCCGTGGCCGCGGAGCAGACCCTGGTGTTCCCGGAGGGGGCGCCCGTGCCCGAGGTGGCCGGCGGCGGCGTCCCGGGCGGCGAGCGGTGGCACCGCCCGCTGCTCAACCTGAGCGACTACGGGTACCCGCTGCTGGCGACCCTGGCGGTGCTGACCGCCACCGCGCTGGGCACGATGGGGCTGCCGCACGTCCTCATGCGGTTCCACACCAGCCCCGACGGGCGTTCGGCGCGGCGCACCGCCGCGTTCACGGTGGCGCTGCTGGGGGTCTTCTACCTGTTCCCCGGCGTCTACGGGGCCCTGGGCCGGGTGCTGGTGCCGGAACTGTACCTGTCGGGGGTCACCGACACCGTGGTGGTGGCGCTGCCGTCCCAGGTGTCGGGCGACTGGGTGGGCGTGTTGATGACCACGCTGCTGGCGGTGGGCGCGTTCGCGGCGTTCCTGGCGACCTCGGTGGGGCTGCTGCTGGTCATCTCCGGGGCCATCTCCTACGACCTGCTGCCCGGGGGGCTGCGCCGGCTGCGCATCACGGTGCTGCTGGCGGCGGCCGCGCTGGTGCTGCTGGCGCTGCCGTCCGCGCCGCTGGCCGCGGGCATGCTGGTGACCTGGGGGTTCACGGTGGCCGCGTCGACGTTCTGCCCGCTGCTGGTGCTGGGCATCTGGTGGCCGCGGTTGACCAAGGCGGGGGCGGTCAGCGGGGTGCTGGTGGGGCTGTCGAGTACGCTGGGCGCGATCGCGGCAGCGCTGTTCGGCCCCCCGCTGGAGGGCTGGCAGGCGATCCTCATCACCCAGCCGGCGCCGTGGACGGTGCCGCTCGCGTTCGCCACGATGGTGGTGGTCTCACTGCGCGGCCAGGCTCCGCCGTGGTCGCGGACCGCGATGCTCCGCCTGCACCTGGACGAGCCTCCCCGCAGCGATCCTCCGAACCGTTAG
- a CDS encoding DUF485 domain-containing protein, with amino-acid sequence MTHTEYGKPVRQRPEPDWEAVQASPDFAELRRRLRVFVFPMTAFFIVWYLLYVLVAAYASDFMAISLVGNINVGLVFGLLQFVSTFVITGLYVRYAGGRLDPIADKIRHEIEGEDK; translated from the coding sequence GTGACCCATACCGAGTACGGAAAACCCGTCCGACAGCGCCCCGAACCCGACTGGGAGGCGGTGCAGGCCAGTCCCGACTTCGCGGAACTACGCCGGCGGCTGCGCGTCTTCGTGTTCCCGATGACCGCCTTCTTCATCGTCTGGTACCTGCTCTACGTGCTGGTCGCCGCCTACGCGTCCGACTTCATGGCGATCAGCCTCGTCGGCAACATCAACGTCGGCCTCGTCTTCGGCCTGCTCCAGTTCGTGTCGACCTTCGTCATCACCGGCCTGTACGTGCGCTACGCCGGCGGTCGCCTCGACCCCATCGCGGACAAGATCCGTCACGAGATCGAAGGTGAGGACAAGTGA
- a CDS encoding solute symporter family protein: protein MQFAQVLDSVNPALNFSVFAAFVLITLVIVFRASRNSKTAADYYAAGRSFSGAQNGLAIAGDYLSAASFLGICGAIAVNGYDGFLYSIGFLVAWLVALLLVAELMRNTAKFTMGDVLAFRMRQRPIRAAAAISTLAVSFFYLLAQMAGAGALVNLLLGIEGEAAQNAIIATVGVVMILYVLVGGMRGTTWVQIIKAALLIAGAAGMTLWVLGMYGFNFSSLLADAVAMEGGKGEALLAPGAQYGVNALTKLDFLSLGLALVLGTAGLPHVLMRFYTVPTAKEARRSVVWAISLIGLFYLFTLVLGYASGALVGAEEIASAPGGVNSAAPLLALALGGPVLLGFIAAVAFATILAVVAGLTITASASFAHDVYSNVVKKGNTTPGSEVRVARITSLVIGAVAIVGGIFAKEQNVAFLVALAFAVAASANLPTILYTLFWKRFNTQGALWSIYGGLIVTITLIVFSPAVSGSEKAMFPDLDFAFFPLSNPGLVSIPLAFFLGWLGTVLSKEHDAKKQAEMEVRSLTGAGAEKAVSH, encoded by the coding sequence ATGCAGTTCGCGCAGGTCCTGGACTCCGTCAACCCTGCCCTCAACTTCAGTGTCTTCGCCGCGTTCGTCCTGATCACCCTGGTGATCGTGTTCCGGGCGAGCCGCAACTCCAAGACCGCCGCCGACTACTACGCGGCCGGCCGGTCCTTCAGCGGCGCGCAGAACGGTCTGGCGATCGCGGGCGACTACCTGTCCGCCGCGTCCTTCCTCGGCATCTGCGGCGCCATCGCCGTCAACGGCTACGACGGCTTCCTCTACTCGATCGGCTTCCTGGTGGCCTGGCTGGTGGCGCTGCTGCTCGTCGCCGAGCTGATGCGCAACACCGCCAAGTTCACCATGGGCGACGTGCTGGCCTTCCGCATGCGGCAGCGTCCCATCCGCGCCGCGGCGGCCATCTCCACCCTCGCGGTCTCCTTCTTCTACCTGCTGGCCCAGATGGCCGGTGCAGGCGCGCTGGTCAACCTGCTGCTGGGCATCGAGGGCGAAGCCGCGCAGAACGCGATCATCGCCACCGTCGGCGTCGTGATGATCCTGTACGTGCTCGTCGGCGGCATGCGCGGCACCACCTGGGTGCAGATCATCAAGGCGGCGCTGCTCATCGCGGGCGCGGCGGGGATGACCCTGTGGGTGCTGGGCATGTACGGGTTCAACTTCTCCTCCCTGCTCGCCGACGCGGTGGCCATGGAGGGCGGCAAGGGCGAAGCGCTGCTGGCCCCCGGCGCCCAGTACGGCGTCAACGCGCTCACCAAGCTCGACTTCCTGTCGCTGGGCCTGGCGCTGGTGCTGGGCACCGCCGGCCTGCCGCACGTGCTGATGCGCTTCTACACGGTGCCCACCGCCAAGGAGGCGCGCCGCTCGGTGGTCTGGGCGATCAGCCTGATCGGCCTGTTCTACCTGTTCACCCTGGTGCTGGGCTACGCCTCGGGCGCGCTGGTGGGCGCCGAGGAGATCGCGTCGGCCCCCGGCGGCGTGAACTCGGCGGCTCCGCTGCTGGCGCTGGCCCTGGGCGGCCCGGTGCTGCTCGGCTTCATCGCCGCGGTGGCCTTCGCCACCATCCTCGCGGTGGTCGCGGGCCTGACCATCACCGCGTCGGCGTCGTTCGCGCACGACGTCTACTCCAACGTGGTGAAGAAGGGCAACACCACCCCCGGCAGCGAGGTTCGGGTGGCCCGGATCACCTCCCTGGTGATCGGTGCGGTGGCCATCGTCGGCGGCATCTTCGCCAAGGAGCAGAACGTGGCGTTCCTGGTGGCGCTGGCCTTCGCGGTCGCCGCCTCGGCGAACCTGCCGACCATCCTCTACACGCTGTTCTGGAAGCGCTTCAACACCCAGGGCGCGCTGTGGAGCATCTACGGCGGTCTGATCGTCACGATCACGCTGATCGTGTTCTCCCCGGCGGTGTCCGGCTCGGAGAAGGCGATGTTCCCGGACCTGGACTTCGCGTTCTTCCCGCTGTCCAACCCGGGTCTGGTCTCCATCCCGCTGGCCTTCTTCCTCGGCTGGCTCGGCACCGTGCTCTCCAAGGAGCACGACGCCAAGAAGCAGGCCGAGATGGAGGTCCGGTCCCTCACCGGCGCCGGAGCGGAGAAAGCCGTCTCCCACTGA